A DNA window from Syngnathus typhle isolate RoL2023-S1 ecotype Sweden linkage group LG2, RoL_Styp_1.0, whole genome shotgun sequence contains the following coding sequences:
- the ube2t gene encoding ubiquitin-conjugating enzyme E2 T isoform X1, protein MQRASRLKRELDMLTKEPPPGITCWQTEERIDDLQAQIVGGSGTPYEGGVFTLEIKIPERYPFEPPKMRFLTPIYHPNIDTAGRICYDALKLPPKGAWRPSLNLSTLLTSIQLLMSEPNPDDPLMADIASEFRHNKQLFMQKARKWTEEHAIQKMGILERSHKDNVANRNAPSRKRASSGAEQDEMAKRTVV, encoded by the exons ATGCAGAGAGCCTCCCGTTTGAAGAGAGAACTTGACATGTTGACCAAAGAGCCACCTCCCGGGATCACATGCTGGCAGACTGAAGAACGCATTGACGACTTGCAAGCAC AGATAGTAGGTGGCTCCGGAACTCCGTATGAAGGTGGAGTCTTTACCTTGGAAATCAAAATCCCAGAGAG ATACCCATTTgagccccccaaaatgcgattctTGACTCCCATCTACCACCCAAACATTGACACCGCAGGACGGATCTGTTATGACGCTCTCAAACTCCCGCCAAAG GGAGCCTGGAGGCCTTCCTTAAATCTCTCCACACTTCTCACCTCCATCCAACTTCTGATGTCTGAACCAAATCCAGATGACCCGCTTATGGCTGACATA GCATCGGAGTTCCGACACAACAAGCAACTATTTATGCAGAAGGCCAGGAAATGGACAGAGGAGCATGCTATTCAGAAGATG GGAATTTTGGAGCGCAGCCACAAAGACAACGTAGCAAATCGGAATGCCCCGTCACGCAAAAGAGCGTCTTCGGGTGCGGAGCAGGACGAAATGGCAAAGAGAACAGTCGTATAG
- the ube2t gene encoding ubiquitin-conjugating enzyme E2 T isoform X3, translated as MQRASRLKRELDMLTKEPPPGITCWQTEERIDDLQAQIVGGSGTPYEGGVFTLEIKIPERYPFEPPKMRFLTPIYHPNIDTAGRICYDALKLPPKGAWRPSLNLSTLLTSIQLLMSEPNPDDPLMADIASEFRHNKQLFMQKARKWTEEHAIQKMGSFNLHTGNISL; from the exons ATGCAGAGAGCCTCCCGTTTGAAGAGAGAACTTGACATGTTGACCAAAGAGCCACCTCCCGGGATCACATGCTGGCAGACTGAAGAACGCATTGACGACTTGCAAGCAC AGATAGTAGGTGGCTCCGGAACTCCGTATGAAGGTGGAGTCTTTACCTTGGAAATCAAAATCCCAGAGAG ATACCCATTTgagccccccaaaatgcgattctTGACTCCCATCTACCACCCAAACATTGACACCGCAGGACGGATCTGTTATGACGCTCTCAAACTCCCGCCAAAG GGAGCCTGGAGGCCTTCCTTAAATCTCTCCACACTTCTCACCTCCATCCAACTTCTGATGTCTGAACCAAATCCAGATGACCCGCTTATGGCTGACATA GCATCGGAGTTCCGACACAACAAGCAACTATTTATGCAGAAGGCCAGGAAATGGACAGAGGAGCATGCTATTCAGAAGATG
- the ube2t gene encoding ubiquitin-conjugating enzyme E2 T isoform X2, whose translation MQRASRLKRELDMLTKEPPPGITCWQTEERIDDLQAQIVGGSGTPYEGGVFTLEIKIPERYPFEPPKMRFLTPIYHPNIDTAGRICYDALKLPPKGAWRPSLNLSTLLTSIQLLMSEPNPDDPLMADIHVCWNAGIGVPTQQATIYAEGQEMDRGACYSEDGRSFNPV comes from the exons ATGCAGAGAGCCTCCCGTTTGAAGAGAGAACTTGACATGTTGACCAAAGAGCCACCTCCCGGGATCACATGCTGGCAGACTGAAGAACGCATTGACGACTTGCAAGCAC AGATAGTAGGTGGCTCCGGAACTCCGTATGAAGGTGGAGTCTTTACCTTGGAAATCAAAATCCCAGAGAG ATACCCATTTgagccccccaaaatgcgattctTGACTCCCATCTACCACCCAAACATTGACACCGCAGGACGGATCTGTTATGACGCTCTCAAACTCCCGCCAAAG GGAGCCTGGAGGCCTTCCTTAAATCTCTCCACACTTCTCACCTCCATCCAACTTCTGATGTCTGAACCAAATCCAGATGACCCGCTTATGGCTGACATA CACGTGTGTTGGAATGCAGGCATCGGAGTTCCGACACAACAAGCAACTATTTATGCAGAAGGCCAGGAAATGGACAGAGGAGCATGCTATTCAGAAGATGGTAGGTCTTTTAATCCAGTTTAA
- the cdadc1 gene encoding cytidine and dCMP deaminase domain-containing protein 1 has translation MEESCRESRAESGQALPLTRDSSSQTISVVQGHGPRLSKINLFSLLSLWLELFPQEQPEEDNCQIRRVGLVVVRDSKVVGLHYSGHELHAGQAAIIQHAARLAECQLYFSRRPCATCLKMIINAGVSEISFWPGDPEVSMLRRGSPAPAGPIPEEAALDAVATEKLKSNSRSHICLLLQPLATGMVHFVGETSRECDFMGTLTDDDPGLNTEEIFRSEQEKHFEDFSKRFLIEDSRHHREILNQMHLENFCAEPYFSNLRDNMREVVHVLAAVVAGVPRRHYGFHRREPAVPNALLASSSPPPQHEGVSQEVARHCIIQARLLAYRTEDPKVGVGAVIWASRQSGGLDRPGRLSLVGCGYNAYPAGSQYAEYPLMDDKQEDRKRRKYRYIIHAEQNALTFRTRDINPGEAAMLFVTKCPCDECVPLIRGAGITHIYTTDQDRDRNKRDISYLRFSNLKGIQKFIWQRDPKVSPVTIINGHKRSREGAEEMHNIKKLCPSRSNDLPFVS, from the exons ATGGAAGAAAGCTGCAGAGAGAGTCGAGCCGAATCGGGCCAGGCCTTGCCTCTCACAAGAGACTCCAGCAGCCAGACCATCAGCGTCGTGCAAG GTCATGGACCCAGGTTGTCAAAGATCAACCTGTTCAGCTTGTTGAGTTTGTGGTTGGAGCTGTTCCCTCAGGAGCAACCAGAGGAGGACAACTGTCAG ATCCGCAGGGTGGGCCTCGTGGTGGTCCGGGACAGTAAGGTGGTCGGGCTCCACTATAGTGGACATGAGCTCCACGCAGGCCAGGCAGCCATCATCCAACATGCCGCCCGCCTGGCCGAGTGTCAGCTGTATTTCTCTCGGCGACCGTGTGCCACCTGCTTGAAGATGATCATCAATG CTGGAGTGAGTGAGATCTCCTTCTGGCCCGGAGACCCCGAGGTAAGCATGCTGAGACGGGGATCCCCCGCTCCTGCCGGCCCCATCCCCGAAGAGGCCGCGCTGGACGCCGTGGCGACAGAGAAGCTCAAGTCCAACAGCCGCTCGCACATCTGCTTGCTGCTGCAACCTCTGGCAACTGGCATGGTGCACTTTGTGGGCGAGACATCCAGAGAGTGTGATTTCATGGGAACGCTGACTGACGATGACCCCGGCTTGAACACCGAGGAAATCTTCCGCAG TGAACAGGAGAAACACTTTGAGGATTTCTCCAAACGCTTCCTGATCGAAGACTCCCGTCACCATCGAGAGATTCTGAACCAAATGCATCTGGAGAACTTCTGCGCGGAGCCTTACTTTTCCAACCTCAGAGACAACATGAGGGAGGTGGTGCATGTTCTGGCTGCTGTGGTGGCTGGTGTTCCACGACGACACTATGGATTTCACCG CCGGGAACCCGCGGTCCCGAATGCACTACTCGCCAGCTCATCGCCGCCCCCTCAGCATGAGGGAGTTTCCCAGGAAGTGGCCCGTCATTGCATCATCCAAGCCAGACTACTTGCTTACAGAACAG AGGATCCGAAAGTGGGCGTCGGCGCCGTTATCTGGGCCAGCAGACAGTCG GGTGGCCTTGACAGACCCGGCCGTCTGTCCCTGGTGGGTTGCGGCTACAACGCTTACCCCGCGGGGTCGCAGTATGCGGAGTACCCGCTCATGGATGACAAACAGGAAGACCGAAAGCGGCGCAAGTACCGTTACATCATCCACGCCGAGCAGAATGCCCTCACCTTCAG GACCCGCGATATCAACCCAGGAGAAGCCGCCATGCTGTTTGTGACCAAATGTCCATGTGACGAGTGCGTCCCTCTGATTCGAGGTGCCGGCATCACGCACATTTACACCACCGACCAGGACCGCGACAGGAACAAACGAGACATTTCCTACCTCCGATTCAGCAACTTGAAGGGAATCCAAAAGTTCATA TGGCAAAGGGACCCAAAAGTGTCACCCGTCACCATCATCA ACGGTCACAAGCGCAGCAGGGAAGGGGCGGAAGAGATGCACAACATTAAAAAGCTTTGTCCGAGTAGATCGAACGACTTGCCCTTCGTCAGCTGA
- the LOC133145735 gene encoding leucine-rich repeat-containing G-protein coupled receptor 6 isoform X2, with amino-acid sequence MTSTAHPRSFFSFPLPSLTVFLFGMLQNNHIEKLPDDAPWDLPNLLSLRLDANLLSEVPAGAFRGVRSLRHLWLDDNSLSEIPVTALAALPSLQAMTLALNQITHIPDDAFANLSALVVLHLHNNRIQMMGMRCFQGLHSLETLDLNYNELQEFPVAIRTLSKLQELGFHNNNIKAIPERAFVGNPHLQTIHFYENPIQFVGKSAFQFLPKLHTLSLNGATLIQNFPDLKGTTSLEVLTLTQAGLSTLPLDLCEQLPRLRVLELSSNQIERLPSFYHCSALQEIGLRHNQITRLESGTFQQLASLKTLDLSWNKIDWIHEDAFASLHSLVKLDLSENRLSSVPSTGLAGLTHLKLRGNIKLYHSFSPDHFPRMRVIEMPYAYQCCVYGSCDAYKTISQWDTDDDLHKRTAAIYPHQPDTHYDPDLEEFQLEIEESKLQASVQCTPTPGPFRPCDSLMGSWLVRVGLWTISLVSLLGNSLLLLSLFNSPCSLSPLRFTVACMGAANLLTGVCTSTLALVDALTMGDFSQHGAPWQGGLGCQVTGWAWVLASEASVLLLTLAAVQCGASVTCVRSFGKAPSLRSVRISALVCLTLSLVLACLPSFGIGEYGSSPFCLPTPLPPSASQQGSSLIFPLVLIMMNTLCLLVVTCSYIRLYWELLRGDCEGLWDCAMIKHVAWLIFTNGLLYVPVAFFSICSLLGLFSLGEEVLKSIILLLQPLPACLNPLLFLLFTRHHSRYFFWYGPKAPLQLRRDRTVDSLVSVETEKSSCSETSTQLSLADIDSLCGGDPIGSSQCSSTSSVPPISCQTPTVRAEERLGEQGSLDNKARLKTLNRNNCPMHRSTITDSVAPNP; translated from the exons GCGTCTGGACGCCAACCTTCTGTCTGAAGTTCCCGCTGGCGCATTTCGAGGAGTGCGCTCTCTAAGACACCTGTGGCTGGATGATAATTCCCTGTCAGAAATCCCAGTAACGGCCTTGGCTGCTCTACCATCCCTTCAGGCCATGACCCTGGCCCTCAACCAGATCACGCATATTCCTGATGATGCATTTGCCAACCTCTCTGCACTTGTTGTTCT GCATCTCCATAACAACCGAATCCAGATGATGGGAATGAGATGTTTCCAAGGTTTACATAGTCTGGAGACTCT GGATTTAAATTACAATGAACTCCAGGAGTTCCCCGTGGCCATCAGGACACTGAGTAAGCTTCAGGAGCT GGGCTTCCATAACAACAATATCAAAGCCATCCCCGAGAGGGCCTTTGTGGGAAACCCTCACCTCCAAACCAT CCATTTTTACGAGAATCCCATCCAGTTTGTGGGAAAATCCGCTTTCCAGTTCTTACCAAAGCTGCACACACT TTCCCTGAATGGAGCCACCCTAATTCAAAACTTTCCTGACCTGAAAGGAACAACCAGCCTGGAGGTTTT GACACTGACTCAGGCGGGTCTCTCCACTCTCCCTTTGGATCTATGTGAACAGCTGCCTCGTCTCAGAGTGTT GGAGCTGTCATCCAACCAAATCGAGCGCCTGCCAAGTTTTTACCACTGCTCTGCGCTACAAGAAAT AGGGCTTCGGCATAACCAAATCACCAGGTTAGAGTCCGGTACCTTCCAGCAGCTGGCCTCGCTAAAAACAct GGATTTGAGCTGGAACAAGATCGACTGGATTCATGAAGATGCCTTTGCCTCTTTACATTCTTTAGTCAAATT GGACCTGAGTGAAAACAGACTCAGCTCAGTGCCGTCTACAGGACTGGCAGGTCTCACCCATCTTAAGCTCAGAGGAAACATCAAATTATACCATTCCTTCAGCCCTGATCACTTCCCTCGTATGAG GGTGATTGAGATGCCGTATGCCTACCAGTGCTGCGTCTACGGTTCTTGTGATGCCTACAAGACCATCAGCCAATGGGACACTGACGATGACCTTCACAAGAGAACCGCTGCAATTTATCCACACCAACCTGACACACATT ATGACCCTGACCTCGAGGAATTCCAGCTAGAAATAGAGGAGTCCAAACTTCAGGCCAGTGTCCAGTGCACTCCCACACCAG GTCCTTTCCGTCCCTGCGACTCTCTGATGGGAAGCTGGTTGGTTCGTGTCGGCTTATGGACCATCTCCCTGGTGTCTCTGCTGGGGAACTCACTGCTGCTCCTTTCGCTCTTCAACTCGCCCTGCTCCCTGTCTCCACTCCGATTCACCGTGGCCTGCATGGGTGCCGCTAATCTTCTGACGGGTGTTTGCACGAGCACATTGGCTCTCGTAGACGCTTTAACAATGGGAGACTTCAGTCAACACGGCGCCCCCTGGCAAGGAGGACTCGGATGTCAGGTGACGGGATGGGCATGGGTGCTCGCTTCCGAGGCAAGCGTGTTGCTGCTGACGCTGGCGGCTGTGCAATGCGGCGCTAGCGTGACATGCGTCCGCAGCTTCGGGAAAGCGCCGTCACTGAGAAGCGTGCGGATATCGGCACTTGTATGTTTGACTCTGTCGCTCGTCCTGGCTTGTTTGCCCTCGTTTGGAATCGGGGAGTACGGATCGTCGCCTTTCTGTCTACCGACGCCTTTACCGCCTTCTGCCTCCCAGCAAGGATCGTCTTTAATCTTTCCTTTGGTGCTAATCATGATGAACACCCTGTGCCTACTCGTAGTAACTTGTTCATACATCCGTCTTTACTGGGAATTACTTCGAGGAGACTGCGAAGGCCTGTGGGACTGCGCTATGATCAAACACGTGGCCTGGCTGATCTTCACAAACGGCCTCCTTTATGTGCCGGTAGCTTTCTTCTCCATCTGCTCGCTCCTGGGGCTCTTCTCTCTCGGAGAGGAGGTGCTCAAATCAATCATTTTGCTTCTTCAGCCTCTACCCGCCTGCCTGAATCCACTACTGTTCCTCCTTTTCACCCGACACCACTCCCGGTATTTTTTCTGGTATGGCCCAAAAGCGCCTCTTCAACTTCGCCGCGACCGTACCGTAGACTCGCTGGTTTCCGTGGAAACGGAAAAGAGCTCCTGCTCGGAAACGTCGACACAGCTTTCTCTCGCGGATATCGACAGCCTGTGCGGCGGGGACCCGATCGGATCGTCCCAGTGCTCCTCTACCTCCTCGGTTCCTCCGATCTCTTGCCAGACACCTACTGTCAGAGCTGAAGAGCGACTGGGAGAACAAGGCAGCcttgacaacaaagcacgtctgAAGACTTTGAATCGCAACAACTGCCCGATGCATCGCTCAACCATAACGGACTCTGTTGCTCCGAATCCGTAA